A region from the Lentimonas sp. CC4 genome encodes:
- the lpdA gene encoding dihydrolipoyl dehydrogenase codes for MSENNFDLVVIGSGPGGYVAAIRGAQLGLKTALVEKSKTLGGTCLNVGCIPSKALLHSTEMYHFAGHGAAAHGIDLTNLSISIEQLMAKKDKTVAQLCGGIQHLMKANKIQVFNGLGVLDGDNKVRVQDTTLHAKHIIIATGSTSIELPFLPFDGETVVSSTGAIAFKEVPEKLAVIGAGAIGLELGSVWARLGAEVNVIEFLPVIAPTYDKDVSKMAERLLKKQGLNFHLKTKVTGIKQSKGKQILTAEKAGKEIEFEVDKVLVAVGRKPYTDRLGLETVGITTDEKGRIPVDAHFKTSAPGIYAIGDVIPGPMLAHKAEEEAVACVERIAGQAGHVNYDVIPNVIYTDPEIASVGLGDAAAKEQGYETKVGKFNFAGNGRAIASDATDGFAKVVADKKTDRILGVQVIGKGASELIASAVAHMEYGGSAEDLARTVHAHPTISEAIKEAALAVDGNALHSA; via the coding sequence ATGTCTGAAAACAACTTCGATCTCGTCGTCATCGGCTCCGGCCCTGGCGGATACGTCGCAGCCATTCGCGGCGCTCAACTCGGCCTCAAGACTGCCCTTGTCGAAAAAAGCAAGACACTCGGCGGCACATGTCTCAACGTCGGCTGCATTCCAAGCAAGGCACTGCTACACTCCACCGAGATGTATCACTTCGCTGGTCACGGCGCAGCAGCACACGGCATTGATCTGACTAACCTCTCTATCAGCATAGAGCAATTGATGGCGAAGAAGGACAAAACCGTCGCCCAACTCTGCGGAGGCATTCAGCACTTGATGAAGGCCAATAAGATCCAAGTCTTTAACGGACTCGGTGTTCTTGACGGAGATAACAAGGTGCGCGTGCAAGACACCACGCTCCATGCGAAGCACATCATCATCGCAACAGGTTCCACTTCGATCGAACTTCCGTTCCTCCCCTTTGACGGCGAAACTGTAGTGAGCAGCACTGGAGCCATTGCCTTCAAGGAAGTCCCTGAAAAGCTAGCCGTCATCGGCGCAGGTGCCATCGGCCTAGAGCTTGGTTCTGTATGGGCGCGTCTCGGCGCAGAGGTCAACGTCATCGAATTCCTTCCAGTCATCGCTCCGACCTACGATAAGGATGTGTCAAAAATGGCCGAACGCCTGCTGAAGAAGCAGGGTCTCAATTTCCACCTCAAGACGAAGGTCACCGGCATCAAACAGTCGAAGGGCAAGCAAATCCTTACAGCTGAAAAAGCTGGCAAGGAGATTGAATTTGAAGTCGACAAGGTGCTCGTCGCTGTTGGACGCAAGCCATACACCGATCGTCTTGGCCTCGAAACAGTCGGCATTACAACCGACGAGAAAGGCCGTATTCCAGTGGATGCACACTTCAAGACATCCGCTCCTGGAATCTATGCGATTGGTGACGTCATCCCCGGCCCAATGCTTGCGCATAAGGCAGAGGAAGAAGCCGTGGCCTGTGTTGAACGCATCGCAGGACAAGCTGGACACGTCAATTACGACGTCATTCCTAATGTCATCTACACCGACCCAGAAATCGCCAGCGTCGGCCTCGGCGATGCCGCAGCGAAAGAACAAGGCTACGAAACTAAGGTTGGCAAATTCAACTTCGCGGGTAACGGACGTGCCATTGCAAGCGATGCGACTGACGGTTTTGCTAAGGTCGTTGCGGACAAGAAAACAGATCGCATCCTCGGCGTGCAAGTCATCGGCAAAGGCGCCTCGGAGCTCATTGCCTCCGCAGTCGCTCACATGGAATATGGTGGTAGCGCCGAAGACCTCGCACGCACCGTGCACGCGCATCCAACAATCAGTGAAGCGATCAAGGAAGCCGCACTCGCAGTTGACGGCAACGCACTACACAGCGCGTAG
- a CDS encoding dihydroorotase, producing the protein MPDILWISGGRVIDPANNRDAIGDVYIIDGKISDILTGDQKQFAKKIDATGLVVAPGLVDIHVHFRDPGQTHKESILTGTQAAAAGGFTSVVCMPNTSPVCDNAGTIQRIIDKVARDALINVYPTGCLTLGMEGERLAPTGQLKKAGVVAMTDNGKCVQSNEIMRRAVEYAKMFDLTIMDHCQDETQTEGAVMNEGEWSLRLGLRGWPKFAEDIMVARNVLLAELTGARIHMQHVSSATSIDIIRRAKERNAPVTAEACPHHFSFIDADLHDYDTNFKVNPPLRTEVDRQAIIDGLKDGTLDCIASDHAPHNATEKDCEFDIAPFGIIGLETSLAASLTALYHSGKLGLSEVVALMTNKAAAICKLDAGTLSGGVPADICIFNPDEERRVDANQFLSKSRNCPWHGQDLKGAIKATYVDGKPVFYGQSISA; encoded by the coding sequence ATGCCTGACATACTTTGGATCTCTGGAGGTCGCGTAATCGACCCCGCAAATAATCGCGATGCCATCGGCGACGTCTATATAATCGACGGAAAAATCTCTGACATTCTCACCGGCGATCAAAAACAATTCGCCAAAAAGATCGATGCGACTGGCCTCGTCGTCGCTCCAGGCCTAGTTGATATACACGTCCATTTTCGCGACCCTGGACAAACGCATAAGGAAAGCATCCTCACGGGCACTCAAGCCGCAGCGGCCGGTGGGTTCACCTCAGTGGTCTGCATGCCCAACACGAGTCCAGTGTGTGATAATGCCGGCACCATTCAACGCATCATCGACAAAGTCGCTCGCGATGCACTGATTAACGTTTATCCTACTGGCTGCCTAACACTCGGCATGGAGGGCGAACGCCTCGCCCCAACCGGTCAGCTAAAAAAGGCCGGCGTTGTCGCAATGACTGACAATGGTAAGTGCGTGCAAAGCAACGAAATCATGCGCCGTGCAGTGGAATATGCCAAAATGTTCGACCTCACCATCATGGATCACTGCCAAGACGAGACACAAACCGAAGGCGCAGTGATGAATGAGGGTGAATGGTCACTCCGACTCGGCCTACGCGGTTGGCCTAAATTTGCTGAAGATATCATGGTCGCGCGCAATGTGCTGCTGGCAGAACTCACTGGTGCTCGTATACATATGCAGCATGTCAGCTCAGCGACTTCGATCGATATCATTCGACGCGCAAAAGAGCGCAATGCTCCAGTCACTGCCGAAGCCTGCCCACACCACTTCTCGTTTATCGACGCCGATCTGCACGACTACGACACTAACTTTAAAGTCAACCCGCCATTGCGCACTGAAGTGGATCGCCAAGCAATTATTGATGGCCTCAAAGATGGCACGTTGGACTGCATCGCCTCCGACCACGCGCCACACAACGCCACAGAAAAGGACTGCGAGTTCGACATCGCTCCGTTCGGCATCATAGGCCTCGAAACATCGCTCGCAGCATCGCTCACCGCACTGTATCACAGTGGCAAACTGGGCCTAAGTGAAGTCGTGGCATTGATGACGAATAAAGCGGCAGCCATATGTAAGCTAGACGCCGGCACACTTAGCGGCGGAGTGCCAGCAGACATTTGCATATTCAACCCCGACGAAGAGCGGCGAGTCGATGCGAATCAGTTTCTCAGTAAATCACGAAATTGCCCGTGGCATGGTCAGGACCTGAAAGGTGCAATCAAAGCGACCTATGTCGACGGGAAACCAGTGTTCTACGGACAATCCATCTCTGCCTAG
- the ispF gene encoding 2-C-methyl-D-erythritol 2,4-cyclodiphosphate synthase has translation MKVKTGLGLDSHRFVEGDTDKPFILGGVVFDDAPALSGNSDADVILHAVTDAISGVTGVTVIGAVADKMCREGITDSKAYLAVALESLGDWQLTHVSIVLECLRPKIDPKVPVLRASVAALLGLEVADVCITATTGEQLNDVGRGFGIHASVVVTAVAE, from the coding sequence GTGAAGGTTAAAACCGGACTTGGCCTAGATAGTCATCGCTTTGTTGAAGGCGATACGGACAAGCCGTTTATACTCGGGGGTGTCGTCTTTGACGATGCCCCTGCGTTGTCCGGTAATAGTGATGCAGATGTGATTCTGCATGCAGTGACGGATGCGATTAGCGGCGTCACTGGTGTGACCGTGATTGGTGCGGTCGCTGATAAGATGTGCCGTGAGGGCATTACGGATAGTAAAGCATATTTGGCAGTCGCGCTTGAGAGCTTGGGCGACTGGCAACTCACGCACGTCTCGATCGTGCTAGAGTGCTTGCGCCCTAAAATTGACCCGAAGGTGCCGGTGCTACGTGCATCGGTTGCTGCGTTACTAGGTCTGGAAGTCGCGGATGTGTGCATCACTGCAACGACTGGTGAACAGCTCAATGATGTCGGTCGCGGGTTCGGCATACATGCCAGTGTCGTGGTTACGGCGGTGGCTGAGTAG
- a CDS encoding nucleoside-diphosphate kinase, whose amino-acid sequence MEETLIILKPDCMEKRIAGEVITRFENAGFEIVASKVMQLDGPILREHYAHVADLPFFPEIEAFMSSRTVMPMILSGENVIAKVRELLGPTNSKEAPKGTIRGDLGTDMMRNVVHASDSPEAAAAEKARFFPEL is encoded by the coding sequence ATGGAAGAAACACTTATTATCCTAAAACCCGACTGCATGGAAAAACGCATTGCTGGCGAGGTGATTACACGCTTTGAAAACGCTGGCTTCGAAATCGTCGCCTCTAAGGTGATGCAGCTCGACGGTCCGATTCTTCGTGAGCACTATGCACACGTTGCAGATCTTCCGTTCTTTCCAGAGATTGAGGCATTCATGAGTTCGCGCACCGTGATGCCGATGATTCTGAGTGGCGAAAACGTGATCGCTAAGGTGCGTGAGTTGCTTGGGCCGACAAATTCGAAAGAAGCGCCAAAGGGCACGATTCGCGGCGACTTGGGCACTGACATGATGCGTAATGTGGTGCATGCTTCGGATAGTCCTGAAGCTGCCGCAGCTGAAAAAGCACGTTTCTTTCCGGAGCTATAA
- a CDS encoding translation initiation factor: protein MSKRSKHKISTDSADSSFASNPFGALDTGGLPSGPTQEQMRPKRADKKPKSKGRVEVRREKAGRGGKTVTTLKEFSTNVPLKELEAMAFKLKKTCACGGALKGRAIELQGDVCDRVMGELEKLGYKPVRAGG, encoded by the coding sequence ATGAGCAAACGATCAAAACATAAAATTTCGACCGACAGCGCGGATAGTTCGTTCGCAAGCAACCCGTTTGGCGCACTAGATACAGGAGGCTTACCCAGCGGCCCGACGCAGGAGCAAATGCGTCCGAAACGCGCGGACAAGAAGCCTAAGTCTAAAGGGCGCGTCGAAGTGCGCCGCGAAAAAGCGGGTCGTGGTGGCAAGACCGTGACGACTTTGAAAGAGTTTTCCACAAATGTGCCACTCAAAGAGCTAGAGGCGATGGCCTTTAAGTTGAAGAAGACTTGCGCATGTGGTGGAGCTTTAAAGGGGAGGGCGATTGAACTGCAGGGAGATGTGTGCGATCGGGTGATGGGTGAACTCGAAAAACTCGGCTATAAACCAGTTCGCGCTGGCGGGTAG
- the odhB gene encoding 2-oxoglutarate dehydrogenase complex dihydrolipoyllysine-residue succinyltransferase, whose translation MATEVKIPAMGESISSGILAAWHVKDGDYVTEGQAIFELETDKITSEANAEVAGVITLQVAVDDEVDIGQVVATIDESATAPAGGSEAAPATEASAPAAAEVEATAPATSGTQHPLSPAARKAAEETGVNTAAITGSGKDGRVTKSDILSAAAAPATAAATPTPAAPKAAPVAVDPATRETRKKMSPLRRKIAERLVTATQECALLTTFNEVDMSSVMKLRKQHQEKFVERHGIKLGFMSFFTKAVTHALQAVPAVNARIEGNEIVTQHFYDIGVAVGTDKGLMVPTIRDCDQKGFAEIEQDIIGYAKAARDGKIQMSDLEGGVFTISNGGIYGSMLSTPIINYPQPAILGLHNITERAVVVNGEIVIRPMMYLALSYDHRLIDGKEAVTFLNKIKDAIEDPSRLLFGI comes from the coding sequence ATGGCTACTGAAGTTAAAATCCCCGCGATGGGCGAATCCATCAGCAGCGGCATCCTCGCCGCTTGGCATGTAAAAGACGGCGACTACGTCACAGAAGGTCAGGCGATCTTCGAACTGGAAACCGACAAGATCACCTCTGAGGCGAACGCTGAAGTCGCTGGCGTTATTACACTGCAAGTTGCAGTGGATGACGAAGTCGACATCGGCCAAGTCGTCGCGACAATCGACGAAAGCGCCACAGCACCCGCAGGTGGCAGTGAGGCAGCCCCTGCCACAGAAGCGTCCGCACCTGCGGCCGCAGAAGTTGAAGCGACCGCTCCAGCAACCTCTGGCACACAGCACCCACTCTCCCCCGCTGCCCGCAAGGCGGCTGAAGAAACGGGCGTCAACACCGCTGCCATCACTGGCTCTGGTAAAGACGGACGCGTCACGAAATCCGACATCTTATCTGCAGCAGCGGCACCTGCTACGGCAGCAGCCACTCCAACGCCCGCTGCACCCAAAGCGGCTCCAGTCGCCGTTGATCCAGCGACACGCGAAACTCGCAAGAAGATGAGCCCGCTGCGTCGCAAGATCGCAGAGCGCCTCGTGACTGCGACACAAGAGTGCGCATTACTCACTACCTTTAACGAAGTCGACATGAGCTCCGTCATGAAGTTGCGCAAGCAGCATCAGGAGAAATTCGTTGAGCGCCACGGCATCAAGCTTGGCTTCATGTCCTTCTTCACGAAGGCAGTCACACATGCCCTACAGGCAGTGCCCGCTGTCAACGCACGCATCGAAGGCAACGAAATCGTCACACAGCACTTTTATGATATCGGCGTAGCCGTCGGCACAGACAAGGGACTGATGGTGCCAACGATTCGTGACTGCGACCAAAAGGGCTTCGCTGAAATCGAACAAGACATCATCGGTTATGCGAAAGCAGCCCGTGATGGTAAGATCCAAATGAGCGACCTCGAAGGCGGCGTCTTCACCATCTCCAACGGTGGCATTTACGGGTCGATGCTCAGCACGCCAATCATCAACTATCCACAGCCAGCGATTCTCGGCCTGCATAATATCACCGAGCGCGCAGTCGTCGTGAATGGCGAAATCGTCATTCGCCCAATGATGTATCTCGCCCTCAGCTACGACCATCGCCTGATCGATGGCAAAGAAGCCGTGACCTTCTTGAATAAGATCAAGGACGCGATCGAAGATCCAAGTCGCCTACTCTTCGGCATCTAG
- a CDS encoding aspartate carbamoyltransferase catalytic subunit — protein MSKSLTWNRKDLIGIEPLSREEIETIFTAATAFKRAMEADDKKQPYLDGRTVVNLFLEPSTRTRLAFEVAAGRLGADIITMTGNASSLTKGETLRDTAQNIAALKADMIIMRHSASGAPNYLSKVVDIPVINAGDGSHSHPTQALLDSFTLLEKFGSLDGKKVTILGDILFSRVARSNIICLQKLGAEVTIAGPSTLVPKGFEAMGAKVSHNLREALQDADAVMLLRIQHERQSSTHFPSLGEYTSMFGLNNERVKWLKPDAIIMHPGPINRGVEIDSEVADSERSVILQQVTNGIVVRMAVLHLCSCAYKNKPIELPA, from the coding sequence ATGAGCAAAAGCCTTACTTGGAACCGAAAAGACCTGATCGGAATCGAACCTCTCTCTAGAGAGGAAATTGAGACGATCTTCACTGCGGCCACCGCCTTCAAACGCGCGATGGAGGCAGATGACAAAAAGCAGCCGTATCTCGACGGTCGCACAGTCGTGAACCTTTTCCTTGAGCCGAGCACACGCACACGCCTCGCCTTCGAAGTCGCTGCGGGACGCCTCGGAGCAGATATTATCACCATGACTGGCAATGCCAGTAGCCTGACAAAGGGCGAAACACTGCGTGACACCGCGCAAAACATCGCTGCGCTCAAAGCAGACATGATCATCATGCGTCACTCAGCCTCCGGCGCACCCAACTATTTGAGCAAGGTCGTCGACATCCCAGTGATCAACGCTGGCGACGGTTCGCACTCACACCCGACACAAGCCCTACTCGATTCCTTCACACTACTAGAAAAATTTGGCAGTCTAGATGGTAAGAAAGTCACGATTCTAGGTGACATCCTATTTAGCCGCGTCGCGCGCTCAAATATCATTTGCCTGCAAAAACTGGGCGCAGAGGTCACCATCGCTGGGCCAAGCACACTGGTGCCCAAAGGATTTGAAGCGATGGGCGCAAAGGTCAGCCATAACCTACGCGAAGCACTGCAAGATGCAGACGCAGTCATGCTGCTACGCATTCAGCATGAGCGCCAAAGTTCGACACACTTCCCTTCGCTGGGCGAATACACCAGCATGTTCGGCCTCAACAACGAGCGCGTCAAATGGCTTAAGCCAGACGCCATCATCATGCACCCGGGCCCGATCAACCGCGGTGTTGAGATCGATTCGGAAGTCGCTGATTCGGAGCGCTCTGTGATCTTGCAACAAGTCACAAATGGCATCGTCGTGCGCATGGCCGTCCTACACCTGTGTAGCTGCGCTTACAAAAACAAGCCCATCGAGCTCCCTGCCTAA
- a CDS encoding 2-oxoglutarate dehydrogenase E1 component, translating into MKHSTIASRWNADLIDQNYETWLSSPASLTPEWRAFFEGFELAQSSGSKTSATTADYSASDTIASKQSRLIGAIYAYRSIGHTIAKFNPLTKEAPMNPRLTLERLGLDEADLDTVFHTGNYLNGVEMTARELLERLDKTYCHTVGFEYIHIQETPRRRWLQARIEPECFIPSFSKEEKERIVRTIMQAEDFENFLQTRYVGQKRFSLEGGETLIACLESIFERCGQNNVDEIVMGMAHRGRLNVLANFLGKSFEYIFREFSENYIPDTIHGDGDVKYHLGFETKRKTSEGHPVEIRLAANPSHLEAVDPVVEGKARARQRIIGDTERKRVLPVLIHGDAAIAGQGVVSEVFNFSQLPGYRTGGTIHLVVNNQIGFTTGPDEARSSRYCTDVAKIVDAPIFHVNGNDPLATIAAIEAAFDYRQTFGSDVVIDMYCWRKHGHNESDEPAFTQPTLYKKISSMQPIGRALGDRLVASGEFTREEIDTIESNYHARLEAAYEIAKKEESLKGDLLSESTAKQQPPYNFKGFDTRVPKAQLKHIAERMVQFPEGFNANKKIIRQLNTKLKAFNADSGIDWGMGEALAFGSLLMDGTPVRLSGQDSERGTFSHRHSVLYDNETRERYVPLLDLKEGQAQFCVHNSLLSEAAVLGFDYGYSLDYPQMLSMWEAQFGDFVNGAQVIIDQFLTCSESKWGRLSGLVMLLPHGYEGQGPEHSSARLERFLQACAENNIQVCNLTTPAQYFHVLRRQMKREFKKPLIIMAPKSLLRHKDCVSKVEHFTDNEFWSILDDETVAKKTAKSIVFCSGKVYYDLIAHRDANDIKDTAIVRIEQFYPLNTELLKRITANYPKAKDIVWCQEEPKNMGGWTFIAPRLMESIEQMPRYAGRDEAASPAVGSLALHKREQAKLVKEAFGA; encoded by the coding sequence ATGAAGCACTCTACAATTGCCAGCCGTTGGAACGCAGACCTGATCGACCAGAACTACGAGACTTGGCTATCCAGCCCTGCCTCCCTCACTCCCGAGTGGCGCGCCTTCTTTGAAGGCTTCGAACTCGCCCAAAGCAGTGGTAGCAAAACTTCGGCTACGACGGCCGACTATTCCGCATCAGATACGATTGCTAGCAAGCAGTCACGACTGATCGGCGCGATCTACGCCTACCGCTCGATCGGGCATACGATCGCTAAGTTCAATCCATTGACGAAGGAGGCGCCGATGAACCCTCGCCTCACGCTTGAGCGCCTGGGACTGGATGAAGCGGATCTGGATACTGTATTTCATACAGGTAACTATTTGAACGGAGTCGAAATGACTGCACGCGAGTTGCTTGAACGCCTAGATAAGACTTACTGCCACACCGTCGGCTTTGAGTATATTCATATTCAGGAAACGCCCCGACGCCGCTGGTTACAGGCGCGCATCGAGCCAGAATGCTTCATCCCCAGCTTCTCCAAGGAGGAAAAGGAGCGCATCGTCCGCACGATCATGCAGGCGGAGGACTTTGAGAATTTCCTACAGACACGCTACGTTGGCCAGAAGCGTTTCTCACTCGAAGGCGGTGAAACTCTGATTGCTTGCTTAGAGAGTATTTTTGAACGTTGCGGACAGAACAATGTGGATGAAATCGTAATGGGCATGGCTCACCGTGGCCGTCTCAATGTGTTGGCTAACTTCCTAGGCAAGTCCTTCGAATACATCTTCCGCGAATTCTCGGAGAACTACATCCCCGACACCATACATGGCGACGGCGACGTAAAATATCACCTCGGCTTCGAAACTAAGCGCAAGACGAGCGAAGGCCACCCTGTCGAAATCCGCTTGGCTGCTAACCCGAGTCACCTCGAAGCAGTTGACCCTGTAGTTGAAGGCAAGGCTCGCGCACGTCAGCGTATTATCGGCGACACTGAGCGTAAGCGTGTGCTACCGGTATTGATCCATGGTGACGCAGCCATCGCAGGTCAGGGCGTCGTTTCCGAAGTCTTTAACTTCTCACAACTACCAGGCTACCGCACTGGCGGCACGATCCACCTCGTTGTGAATAACCAGATTGGTTTCACAACTGGCCCCGATGAAGCGCGCTCGAGTCGCTACTGCACGGACGTTGCTAAAATCGTAGATGCACCCATTTTCCACGTGAATGGCAACGATCCGCTCGCTACAATTGCCGCGATCGAAGCTGCATTCGACTACCGTCAAACCTTTGGCAGTGATGTGGTAATCGATATGTATTGCTGGCGTAAACACGGACACAATGAGTCCGATGAGCCGGCATTCACTCAACCGACACTTTACAAGAAGATCTCTAGTATGCAGCCGATTGGCCGTGCACTAGGTGATCGTTTGGTCGCATCTGGAGAGTTCACGCGTGAGGAGATCGACACGATTGAGTCGAACTACCACGCACGCCTCGAAGCTGCCTATGAAATTGCGAAGAAGGAAGAAAGCCTCAAGGGCGACCTACTTTCCGAGTCGACCGCTAAGCAGCAACCGCCTTACAACTTCAAGGGCTTCGACACCCGTGTGCCCAAGGCACAGCTCAAGCACATTGCCGAGCGCATGGTGCAATTCCCCGAAGGCTTCAACGCAAACAAAAAGATCATCCGCCAGCTCAACACCAAGCTCAAGGCCTTCAATGCCGACAGCGGCATCGACTGGGGCATGGGCGAAGCACTTGCATTTGGTAGCTTGTTAATGGATGGCACTCCCGTCCGCTTGAGCGGCCAAGACAGTGAACGCGGCACCTTCAGTCACCGCCACTCTGTGCTTTACGATAATGAAACACGCGAACGCTACGTGCCACTCCTCGACTTAAAAGAAGGACAAGCGCAGTTCTGCGTGCATAACTCGCTCCTATCTGAGGCTGCCGTCCTGGGCTTCGACTACGGCTACTCGCTCGACTACCCGCAAATGCTCTCCATGTGGGAGGCGCAATTTGGCGACTTCGTTAACGGAGCGCAGGTAATCATCGACCAATTCCTGACATGCAGCGAGTCCAAGTGGGGACGCCTCAGCGGACTCGTCATGCTGCTACCGCACGGCTACGAAGGCCAGGGACCGGAGCACTCTTCCGCTCGCCTCGAACGCTTCCTTCAAGCCTGCGCAGAGAACAACATCCAAGTCTGCAACTTGACGACTCCCGCACAATATTTCCACGTGCTGCGTCGCCAAATGAAGCGCGAATTTAAGAAGCCATTGATCATCATGGCTCCTAAGAGCCTGCTGCGCCATAAGGACTGCGTCTCTAAAGTGGAGCACTTTACCGACAACGAATTCTGGTCGATTCTCGACGATGAGACCGTAGCAAAGAAAACCGCCAAGAGTATCGTATTTTGCTCTGGCAAGGTCTACTACGACCTAATCGCTCATCGCGATGCAAATGACATCAAGGACACCGCGATCGTTCGCATCGAGCAATTCTACCCGCTCAACACCGAACTACTCAAACGAATCACCGCAAATTACCCGAAGGCCAAAGACATCGTATGGTGCCAAGAAGAGCCCAAAAATATGGGTGGTTGGACATTCATCGCACCGCGCCTTATGGAAAGCATCGAGCAGATGCCACGTTATGCCGGCCGCGACGAAGCAGCCAGCCCTGCCGTTGGTTCGCTCGCCTTACACAAACGCGAACAAGCCAAGCTCGTTAAAGAAGCATTCGGCGCTTAA
- a CDS encoding CPBP family intramembrane glutamic endopeptidase yields MPVELDAAATLAGLIFLGILGGSAALWIAHFQRPKLNFECEANVPAWTIGWINFGIFLCAIVISVVIAQLFAGAMLQLADHSSATSPIEISREVIETSRTDTESIEEPSSAEKPELTPWMAVAAVLLLQLPLLATFYGLRKFYPEHFAGRLNVHVLSLRQVLAQALPLFIRYLPIIWIVSFTWSGLLTVLQRYGIIDEFPPQELIKLFTNGGDPVAITLLVICAVILAPLAEETIFRGGIYRFLKSQTTRLPAQIISGAIFALMHANLMSFLPLVVVGVLLARVYERSGNILVPMCFHACFNGFSLLMLYIMNHSSVPMGQ; encoded by the coding sequence ATGCCCGTAGAATTGGACGCCGCCGCGACACTCGCGGGATTGATCTTCCTGGGAATCCTAGGCGGTAGTGCGGCCTTATGGATCGCGCATTTTCAGCGCCCGAAACTCAACTTTGAGTGCGAAGCAAATGTCCCCGCATGGACCATCGGCTGGATTAACTTCGGAATTTTCTTATGTGCGATAGTCATCAGTGTGGTCATCGCGCAGCTATTTGCTGGCGCAATGCTCCAACTCGCGGACCATTCGAGTGCGACTTCGCCCATTGAGATCTCGCGCGAAGTCATCGAAACAAGTAGGACCGACACTGAAAGTATCGAAGAGCCGTCCAGCGCCGAAAAACCAGAGCTGACACCCTGGATGGCAGTCGCCGCAGTGCTACTCTTACAGCTCCCATTGCTCGCAACCTTCTATGGCTTGCGTAAGTTCTATCCCGAGCACTTTGCTGGTCGACTCAACGTGCATGTCCTGTCGCTCAGGCAAGTGTTGGCTCAAGCGCTCCCCTTATTCATACGGTATCTACCTATTATTTGGATCGTGAGCTTCACCTGGTCAGGTCTACTCACGGTTCTACAACGCTATGGCATCATTGATGAATTCCCTCCACAAGAGCTCATCAAATTATTTACTAACGGCGGCGATCCGGTCGCAATCACACTGCTAGTCATTTGCGCTGTCATACTAGCACCATTGGCCGAAGAGACAATTTTTCGCGGCGGAATCTATCGCTTCCTCAAAAGCCAAACCACGAGACTGCCCGCACAAATCATTAGCGGTGCCATCTTCGCACTCATGCATGCGAATCTCATGTCATTCCTCCCTTTAGTGGTAGTCGGCGTATTATTGGCACGTGTCTATGAACGCTCGGGCAACATACTCGTGCCGATGTGCTTCCACGCCTGCTTCAACGGCTTTAGCTTGTTAATGCTCTACATAATGAACCACTCTTCCGTCCCGATGGGGCAGTAA
- a CDS encoding fumarylacetoacetate hydrolase family protein yields the protein MEIVRVENMDGEICYGCEVGNQVFRLKGDLYGTFCCSEEILQPVRRLAPVEPTAIYGIGLNYREHAAEMGSPLPEYPVVFMKSITSVQNPSEPILLPRHLHSDQVDYECELAVVIGRDCKNVSVEDALDYVLGYTCANDVSARDWQKDNGGGQWVKGKSFDTFCPLGPILVTADRIPNPQILPIRTILNGQIRQESFTGDMIFTVAEMIAFLSGSTTLQAGTVILTGTPPGVGVAANPPRFLKPGDEVVVEITGIGRIQNPVVAE from the coding sequence ATGGAAATCGTTCGAGTCGAAAATATGGATGGCGAAATTTGTTACGGCTGCGAGGTCGGCAATCAAGTATTCCGCCTGAAAGGTGATCTATATGGCACGTTTTGTTGCTCGGAAGAGATATTGCAACCAGTGCGCCGTTTAGCGCCTGTTGAGCCGACGGCGATCTATGGGATTGGCCTGAATTATCGTGAGCATGCCGCAGAGATGGGGTCGCCTTTGCCGGAATACCCCGTGGTCTTTATGAAGAGTATCACTTCAGTGCAGAATCCCAGTGAGCCGATTCTACTGCCGCGTCACTTGCATAGCGATCAGGTCGACTACGAGTGTGAGTTGGCTGTGGTCATCGGGCGTGACTGTAAGAATGTGTCAGTTGAGGATGCGTTGGACTACGTGCTTGGCTATACCTGCGCAAACGATGTGAGCGCGCGCGACTGGCAGAAAGATAATGGCGGGGGGCAATGGGTGAAGGGCAAGAGCTTTGATACATTTTGTCCGTTGGGGCCGATTTTGGTGACTGCGGATCGCATCCCAAATCCACAGATTCTGCCGATTCGAACGATCTTGAATGGTCAAATTCGACAAGAATCCTTTACTGGAGACATGATTTTCACAGTGGCCGAGATGATCGCCTTTCTCAGTGGCAGCACGACTTTACAGGCAGGGACGGTAATTCTGACTGGCACGCCGCCAGGAGTCGGCGTAGCTGCGAATCCACCGAGATTCCTTAAGCCAGGCGACGAGGTCGTCGTGGAAATTACTGGAATTGGGCGCATTCAGAATCCTGTTGTGGCTGAGTAG